TCCTGGGCGAGGATGACACTTTGCCCGTAATCATCAATTCAGAGTTGACACTTGAAGACGAGAACAAAGTCAAGATGACTTTAGGGAAGTACAAGGAAGCAATTGGATGGACCCTAGCCGACATTAAGGGCATAAGTCCTACATTAAGGGTATATCTTCCTGGGCGAGGATGACactttcaagtaatttatgtgTTGATTTTTGGTGAATTTTGCAGATATTCATGCTTGCAAGGGAGtagtataaaaaaatgaatgttTTGACTTATCGAACCTACATATATCTTCTCCTGCTGCATTAAGATGCTGGCCTCTAAAGTTTCATTTGCTTTTGTATGCGTCATTTTCTAATATAACTTTTGAGGCAGTAGTAAAGCACCCGGATTACCTATTTATGACATGTGCACTTGATTATGATTCAtatattattcttttttctCAATAAGCATGCAAAATTTGGTTGGAATTGTTAGTCTGTTATATGGCATCCAATGACACATGCATGAAAAGTTGTGAGCTAGTTCATGGCCTGGTGAAATTATATATCTTGAAATGCTATGATTGTAAATTAAAATATCATGTCAATTCAGGCAAATGATGTTcgaaaaatgaatgagacaaGATGTGTGCACAAAGATCATGTTTCTGCAGTGTAAGTCTCAACTACTAATATCTTATAAATCCTAAATTTTGAGGTTCTGATTTAGTATTCAGTTCAAACATTTTGCTTTACTAATTTTTGATGGCTCATACTCAGAATGGATATTGATTATTCACCAACTGGCCGTGAGTTTGTAACTAGATCTTATGATAGAACTGTAAGAAATCTGTTTCTCATGTTTATTATTTGTTGAATCATTATGTTTTCTTTCTAAGTCACATCTTTTGATGTCCATAATGCATTCGTAGGTCAGAATCTTCCAATATAATAGTGGTCACAACCGAGAAATATATCATACTAAGAGAATGCAGAGGTCAATTGAAATTTAGAACTATTAATGTTTCAATCGTTCTTAATTCTTATACAATGATGTGTTTCTCTTGCAATACTCTATTGTGAATTGTGAACTACTGTTACTCTATCTATGATTAGGTTCTTTAGATAAGAAATTAACTCAATTAGATTAGTGGCTAGGATTTATGCTTCTTGCTTCTGACCACGTCAGACATGATTTCCTTTTGCTCTTATGCATACTTTTTTGATCTATAGGGTCTTTTGTGTGAAGTTCAGGAACGACGGAACTTTGTATTCGACTTTGGAAGGCCAAAGCGTCCGAGCAACTGGGAGTTGTATGAATCTCTCCCTTTCAACTAATgatatttccttttttgtttcTGGACAATATATATTCTCAAAATTCTTTACTTGACATGCAGAGATTGGTTTCTGATTTATTATCAAATTTCTTCTAATCTGGAGAGAAAGAGATAGGAGAAAAAACATTAAGGTATGTATGTAGGtgttgaaaaaataattatattgagATAAGAAGAATTAACAGTTAGATTTGATAGTGAGGAGCTGATGGAAAATTCTATCATTTTAACAtgtatttttattgagattaaaCTTTTAATTAGGTCAAGAAACTAAGGTATTTACTTTTGTGTGTGCATTGTGAGAAATTTCTTGTAGCGTGTTGTCTGAAATTTCTTGTAGTGTGGTACAACTACTTGAATAAgaagtaaataatttattggatcTGTTGCATTATCATAAAAAAGTGCATATACATATAGTTTATTGAGAATGTTATTGGCTTGAATTTTTGCAGACATTATAATGAATGGTAGTTTGGAAGCAAAGGGAAGAAAGAAAAAGTTGAGGCTCGAACAACACTGCATCTTTGGAACTTGATTTTGAATTTCTTATTagattttgaaaaattattagatttatagTTGAAACTTGATGCAAGATATTCTAGATGATTTTAATGAATGTTGATGATAATTGATTGTGTAATTTTGTATTTGTTGTTTAATATTTTTagtactaattttattttattaaaaaattgctTTTGTATGGGATACAAAATAtatctaaaaatatttttttaaatcccCAAATAACCTACAAAACTGGTTATTAACCGGTGTCTATTAGTACAAAAGACACCGTTAAAAATGATGCTGATAGAAACCAGTTAAAAATCGGTGTCTTACATACCTACAAAACCGGTTATTAACCTGTTTCTATCAGCGTCATTTTTTGGACCACTACGAAACTGGTgctttagagcatccgcaacgctctactcgatgGCTTACCCGAGTAGAGCATTGCCATCGTGTAGGGGCGTTGCGGGGGGGGGGGTGTGCTCGAGCATTACTCGAGTGCTCGTGTAGCACTCGAGCGGCGCGTGCTGCGCACGCgcctcaattaaaaaaataaaataaattccaaCGGCTTTTTTAAcgtcaattttgatttttttttccaacggCTCTTTAGCCATTTGgccccttttttttattttttattttatattttttatttctcttcttttctctctataaataatacttctccctccctcattcatcacaactcactccttcctccaatttttcttgcaaaatatCATCTTTGTTCTTCCAAAAATGTCGTCACCCGAACATGATTCTTCGCCCTATTCCGACGAAGTAGCTGAAAGGTTCATGGAGTTGgtagagttgcagaaacaagtgCTTCAATCATACTGCTCTCCACCGGCGCCAGAGCCGACGCGTGTCAAACGTCCCCGatcatacgtccaccgtgatcgtgaagaggcccatgtatgtcttatgcaagactacttcatcgACAATCCAACGTACGACCCTACTTTTTTCCAGCGTCGTTTtcgcatgcagaaggagctgttcttgcgcatcgttgaggctgttcaaggtgaagatattttATTCCATATGAGCACTGATGCAATCGGTCGAGACTCTCTTTCTCCTTTACAaaaatgcacgtcggctatccgccaattagccaccggggttagtgcggatgttttcgatgagtatctcaaagtgGCCGACTCAACCGACcgtgtatgcctcaagaagttctgcaaggcggtcatcCGGGCTTTTGGAGCCTATTACCTGCGCCGTCCAACGCCAACTGACGTCCAACGCCTCCTTCAtatgcacgaggcgcgacacggTTTTtccgggatgctcgggagcttAGACTGCATGCATTAGGCGTGGAAGAACTGCCCAAAGGAGTGGCACGGCGCCTACACACGCGGAGATCAGGGTGTAgaaacccgctcttttatcagtattttaattacagtattgtgtgtttatttacctatctgccagtaattgaagttttatgttttctattatgtttctgaatttatgaatCTTGGTGACAAAGTCACTTAGCTAACggtatgttttatttattttcgcgcGTTtaaagaccgcgatgagaatcttgagttgatgaatgattaatctgagttataaccaacttagcaaagttgtgttatttattaatcgagatgaagtttatttcatattgttacttagtcgtgaattatttccgactctaaggataattaaatctacggatttaatttatgtattagaACAACGAGcaaattaaatctacgaatttaatttaattgttagtTACGATATTGCAAGACACGGAGccagtattttttttaaataaaaggacgaccaacactgaaggatttatttaatcacaCCCTTTTAATCCCTCACACTCCACCCAATCAAGAAAGAAGAGTAAAGCAAAGgagtccccttgggatggcctagtggttggggtggttgcctgttgtccaagaggtcacaggttcgagtactctcggccacaataaccactaggtggggtgtgtgtgtgatttgtattatttataatgtaatttcataaaaaaaaaaaagagtaaagcAAAGGAAAAGGAGAAGGGACGTGTGCTGTGGCAGCAGCGCCCTCTCAACttccacgccagcgctgcccaaccacaGCCAAGTAGACTAGGCTGTCCCTGCAGCCCTACACAGCAGCAGCGCCCCCTCAACTTCCACGCCAGctgcagctcctcccattgggcagcagccgaagagccacactccacctccacgcctgccgagctcagcacaacagcagcagcagcgccccctcgacttccacgccagcgctgcccaaccagccaagtccacgccagcgctgcccaaccagcCAAGTCCACGCTAGCGCTGCCCAATCAGCCAAgtccacgccagcgctgcccaaccacaGCCGAGTAGACTAGGCTGTCTTTGCAGCCACCCTACGCCTTGCCCCCTTTAGCATACTCAAGTGCGCACCACCTAGCTCCCAGTATAAATCCCCCCCCTTCGACCCTTGAGCGCCCTTCCTCATTTCAGCCCTCAAGctttcagcagcaacagcaagaaaTTCATCCCTCTCGACGCCGTGCACGGAGACGAGTAGAGCGAAGGTCAGCGCTGCCCACGTACAAGGTAAGACACGACCTTTTTCCTCCCTTCGCCGTATTCCCTTCCATTTGTTTTCAAGCCTAAGAACATAGCTTTCTTTCCAGTTTGAACCTCGACGATCGAAGAAGCGAGGAACCATCGTGCTTGTCCGACCAAAGCGCGCGACAACaggtaactctcgacctctGTCACTACTCTTTCAGCATGAAACACACGCTCATAGAAGCATGATAGGTCACTTTTCCGGTAGAACCCACGGAAGGATTTATGACGAGAACCTTAGGCTTTAAAcgtagatgaacttgaacaagcacatcatgctcacataggtagaatAGTAAGATCTGTGTTTTACACGAAGAAACCCGTGAGTGTTGCACCGAATCGATGAGTgggagcagagctgaaaggccgagcagagctgaaaggccgagctgagctgagatgccgagcagagctgaaatgccgagcagagctgaaatgccgagcagagctgaaaggccgagcagagctaaaatgccgagcagagctgagatgccgagcagagctgaaatgccgagcagagctgaaatgccgagcagagctgaaataccgagcagagctgaaatgccgagcagagctgaaatgccgagcagagctgagatgccgagcagagctgagatgccgagcagagctaaaatgccgagcagagctgaaatgccgagcagagctgaaatgccgagcagagctgagatgccgtgcagagctgaaatgccgagcagagctgaaatgccgagcagagctgtttttagaggccagagctgacctagaagccagagctgacttccaaagagcagagagagagagaaagagagaagaacTTTGGGTGTTTGAATCGTTATACTTCTTTTCCCCTTGCTTACACGAAGGGAGTTTCTAATTTCTTAAAATGGCcgtttagaacaccctaatgaaAACAAATCAATATAGTAATCACTAGATCTCACGAGACGAAACCTAGTTGGTTTAATTGCTTTAATACAAGGACTAGAGATAAGATTTCCCTTAGTATCACCTTAGTCTAATAAacagaatatgagccatgcataattacattacgcatcctcatttatgttagtttttccacggtctaagaccttgcgttattcttttcaattaaggttgaacgcaaagagtttaaggcttagacgtgagtcaccactaccaggtgaggctttcttacgaaaactaaaaccatattatagaattgttacaattttatgcttaagatttttgaatgatattgtcaatgcctaaatgctttatgttttgttgttaattacctatctgatgctaatcgaattcggattctggatgggaccgcaaatcccttcggaattagtgtacacccttgtgatcgtgagtcatctagcgggttggccgatcacagtgtccgtagagggaggcctacctctcggcacgagttcctgatatggtgattaatgatgttaaaatactTGCCCGggttatttatgaaagaaatgacattttggtaaatacgagtctttaaaggaaaaccctcgtatcttactactgttaaaaaggcttgacaataaaatgtatgtatgtatgtatatttcggcatgtgtccactaagtaccttcgtacttagccctgcatgtatttctaaatgtgcaggttgagcgatgATCGGGaatgtggtgtgcaagcggagcttttgtcgagctAGGACGAGTACATCAGAGCagggtatatgtcttcatacatatgcccgagttgttgttattccgctgcatacaCTGATTTGCTAGTTATCATGATATTCGTCAAATAATAATGTACTATTCAACAATGTCCTCATATACCCGTTTGGGTAATGTTATGTTTCCCCTTTGACCTCCATCAATATCTGTTGTTCTTAAATCGTTGTCTTATATAATGTTGAGTCATCAAAAGGttagatatgcccctttctaatcccgctcctaaatcccctcccctttcgtcgcgatttccccgaactcgctatccttagcgggcgcggccgcaacagagtggtatcagagcaaccTTCTTCTGCTCTGATCACTAGTCATTCTTTCTAAGtcgagtctagattaagtaagtcaaCATGCTCATGAACTAGtcgacaaaagcttggcactacatctcgacaCGCTCAACCGACATTTgtttatggtaagtactttcaagttttagttgatttcttgaaatgcgtgaaacatgaataagtatgattgTTGTTTGAATCACGAGAACTTAGAACTCTTAAGATAGATATATACTCACTTCACGATGGAACATAGAATAGTACATCATCACCACATGATAAGCTTTAAGATCAGTAGACGACAACACTAGAACTTTTTGATTGTCAAAGTCTGGACCTCTTTAATACAAGTTATGATTTTGTGCTTAAGAATTTGATTTAGATCACCCCTATGACAGGTACCTGAaagctagatttagatgatgttgtgatGTCTAGATTTTACGAGTTATGATCTTCGAATCGATTTTTGATGACCCAGTATAGACGTTTAGAACCTTACCGATTTAAGTGGCATGCCGCGTTTTACTGTGAGTTGACGATagattttttcctttctttcgtTAGATGGCGAGAACTGTCTACACACGACGACGACCTTTACCCTcgtgggctagtccagaggaagtcgagcggtcctaccgcacttatgccccatgtcacggggataacctcgggcAGTTCCTCGCCGGTTTCCATCGACattgggtcgaggcgagtgtgTACGGTGTGTCAAGGTACGACGGCATACAGAGATTGATCCTGCTGTTACCCTctgagtggcagggatgggctaaaCAGATTTCAGCCTACTATATCTTCCCACGGGAGAATTACCACGACCTagtgggagacttccctagcttcgTAGCGGAGCTTCAGGTCTGCTTCACCTTGTGGGgcagcgcccctctagggccctatgTTCTCCCAGGAGACTACGTGCAGGTAGGGACGCCTCTGCCCGCTGAGATACTCGCCGATGCACCTGAGCCCCAGGTGGCCTTGCCACAAGACCCTCCACCGCGtacctcagttctagggcgccgtggtagacACGACGACGAGGCAGGACCCTCTCGTCCAAGAGCTCGTAGAGATTTCCCGTCACCTCCCGACTCAACTCTCCGGGAAAttactccaccaccaccactgatGTCCACGGCAGAAGCGCGACTCACAGCCGCAatggccaacgctgacagggCCATGGCCAACACAAGAGAGTTCCTAGATAGAGGCAAGGCCCCTATGTAGGAGGAGGATACGGCACCATGTGGCGCGACGAGGAGGATTATTCACCCTAGGCTGTCGCCACCTCCAGCCCCGACTGGGCCTCGTGCCACGGCTAGGATCCGCACCGGGAATGACCCAATTCGCGAAATTGCGGACGACATCTTCCGCACGGCCCAGATCATACGAGAGACGGGCGAGGGTCAGGGAGAGACCCCGTTGCCCAAcaaggatgaggaggaggacccagAAGAAGACCCCGAGGAGGACCCGCTTATCTACCTTTTGCCATCGCTTAGGAACAGCCGTACCGCGTTTTAGGATCGCATATTTGATAGTCTTACCTAGGGATGTTTTTCCGGAAACGATGAATTCGTTCCGATGTTTTGTAACCCCATGACTCTTTATATTTGATGTCGACGTTAGTATGGAAACTTTTTATTGATGCAAAAGTCCTCAATGAGGCAAAATTTCTATGATATGCATTTTTGACCCTAGTATGGGTTTTTGAGACAATTTCGCATATGTTATATGTTACCCTACGGGTTTTTATTTTCTCCACAAGTCAATTCACGATATAGTATCTATGACTTTGCAACTTGTGCGTGCCAGCAGTTCTTTATAAATGGCCTTAGAGACTTCCGTATAGAATGTGCTAAAATAGGTGCTTCGTAGATTGCAGTATGCCGCCTAGACGAGGTCGCACCGCTAGAAGAAAATGCTAACAATGATAGAAATCAAGATGATGTACCAGAGGTACCacaaaacgacagggaaccaaCCCCaacccctccaccccctgccaGAAGGATTGAGGAACTCTTCCtccgacagaatccgcccacattcaatGGAATGGGCGACCCAGCCGAAGCTGAGGCTTGGGTACGCGCATTGGAGCGCATCTTCACTTTTCTTCGCTGCACGGAAGAGGAACGACTCTCGTGCGTGTCTTTCCAGCTAACGGGagcggctgacttttggtgggaagcccgctgAAAGACACTGACTCCCGAGCAATGGGCAGCCTACACATGGGAAAGCTTTAAGACTGGGttatacgataagta
The genomic region above belongs to Salvia miltiorrhiza cultivar Shanhuang (shh) chromosome 5, IMPLAD_Smil_shh, whole genome shotgun sequence and contains:
- the LOC131026403 gene encoding uncharacterized protein LOC131026403 isoform X1, whose product is MNETRCVHKDHVSAVMDIDYSPTGREFVTRSYDRTVRIFQYNSGHNREIYHTKRMQRVFCVKFRNDGTLYSTLEGQSVRATGS
- the LOC131026403 gene encoding uncharacterized protein LOC131026403 isoform X2 — protein: MNETRCVHKDHVSAVMDIDYSPTGREFVTRSYDRTGLLCEVQERRNFVFDFGRPKRPSNWELDWFLIYYQISSNLERKR